The nucleotide sequence GCAGCGGCTAAAACACTTTTGCAGATTAAAATTGCTTCATTAAAAGCAAAAGGGGAAAAAGTTACCCCTGAAGATGAGAAAAAATTGCAAGAAGAGGTAACAACCAAGTACAATGAACAGTTATCTCCTTACTATGCAGCATCAAGGTTGTGGATAGATGGTATTATTGATCCATTAGAAACAAGAAGGGTTATATCAGTGGGGATAGAGGCTGCCAACAATGCACCTCCGGAAAAACCTTTTAATGTAGGTGTGATTCAGACTTAATTTTTAATTGTTTAATTTTGTGAATGGACAATAATAAAATAAAAGCGCTAATTTCATTGCTTGATGACGAGGACACAGAAGTAGTCTCTCAGGTAGAGAGGGAGATAATTTCTTTAGGTGAAGGGATTATTCCTTTTCTTGAAAGTGAATGGGAAAAAAACTTCAATCCTGTAGTACAAAGGAGGATTGAGGAACTTATCCATACCGTTCATTTTGACCTTCTGCGAGAAAGGCTACATGTCTGGAAAGAACAAGGTGCAAAAGATTTGTTAGAAGGCATGTGGTTGGTTGCTACTTATCAGTATCCCGACCTAGAGCTTGAAAAAATACGGAAAGACTTGGAGCAGATTTATTATGAGGCATGGTTGGAGATGAAAAACGATATCCAACCTTTTGAGCAAGTTAGGATTATAAATGGAGTTTTATTTAATAAACTTAAATTTAGTGCCAATACCAAGAACTTTCACTCGCCGTCTAACTCCATGATTAATGTGGTGTTGGAAAGCAAAAAAGGGAATCCCATTTCTCTTTGTGTGATATATATGTTGGTGGCGCAAAAGCTGAAACTTCCTGTTTATGGAGTAAACTTGCCAAATCTATTTATACTGACTTATAAAACCGCAGACACACAATTTTACATTAATGTATTTAACAAAGGGTTAATATTTTCAAAAGGTGATATAGATAACTATATTTCTCATTTGAACTTGACACCCATGGATATTTTTTACGAGCCTTGCTCAAATGTAGATATTGTCAAAAGGGTATTGCGAAACCTGAAGGTCTCTTTTGAAAAAGTTGGAGACACTTCAAAAATAGAGGAAGTACAGTTGTTATTGGCAACCATAGCCGATGAAAACGAGAATATCGACTAAGTCTGTTTACTTTTTACTTTGCAAGTGTATAGAATTCTTGGATGGTGCTATGGTAGAAAAACTCGCTGAAATTGATGATGCGCCAATAGGTGCCTTAGAGTTTTTTTACGATACACCCAACTGCTTTTTTATCAGAAATTTTTACCACTTTGTTGTTTACCAGACAGTTTAATGCATCTCTTAAAAAGTGCTGGCTTGCTTGTGTGGCTACTTGTGGGTTGTTGTCTATGGCACCTTTGTAAAACAAGATAAGGTTGTCGTTGATGTTTTTCATGACAAAAACCTCTGGCGTTTTTGTTGCCCCAAATTGGTTGCAAACTTTTTGATCGCTATCAATTAGATAGGGGATAGGGTACTCTTTTTCTTGTGCCCACTGAGCCATTAAGTTAGGGGCGTCTTCATTACTTACTGAGGGATCATTAGGGTTTATAAGTAAAAACTGAATGTCTTTGTCGTTAAACTCATTAGCAAGTTTTAAAATTCTCTCTTCGTAAATTTTATTGTAAGGGCAACTATGGCTGGTGAATATAATAACTATGCCTTTTTTGTCACTAAAATCAAAAAGGCTTACATGTGTATTGTCAATACTGTTCAGCAGTGTGAAATTATGAACCTTGTCTCCTGGTTTATAATCCGGCTGATCTGACTTGAAGGCACTTAAAATGATAAGTACAGGCGCTAGTATAAGTAATATACTTCTCATAATCTGGATTATATTTTTATAAAGATACTAAAAATAGTATTTATTTAAAGTGCCTTTGGGAATATGTACGTTATTCTTATTGCCAACGTTTTACCTTTAAGTAGTTTCTTGCCTTGTAAAAGTATTGCAATTAATTCACTGCTATTTTCCAAGATTTAATAATTTCTTTAAATTTAGGCAAGCAAAGGAAAACAATGGGTGCAATTACCGTAAAAAAATCAGCAACATATTCTGGGCATCGCGACTGTGTATACACCTTGGAAAAAGATTGTGAAAGCCGTTTTTTCTCAGGGGCGGGAGACGGTATGGTGGTAAATTGGGATTTAAATGAACCTGATAAAGGTACTTTGATAGCCAAAGTTAAAAATTCGGTATATAGCCTCCACTTTAGTCCAGAAAAGAAATACCTTTATATCGGTCACAATTTTGAGGGCATTCATATGGTAGACCCTCATTCTAAAGCGGAGGTGCAGTCCGCCTCTATTACTAAAGCTGCTATTTTTGATATAAAATCTTACCAAGATTGGCTTTTTGTAGGTACTGGAGATGGTTTTTTGATTATTTTGTCTCTTGAAGACTTATCAACCATAGCAAAGTTTAAAGTTTCTGACAAAAGTTTGAGAACCTTTGCTGTCGACCCTTTGGGAAGGTTTCTGGCAGCAGGTTTTAGTGATAATAGCTTTAGGGTGTTTGACCTTCAGGATAATTTTAAGAAGGTATATGAGGTGACAGCACATGAAAACTCCATCTTTACTTTGCGGTTTTCTCCAGATGGGAAATTTTTGCTTAGTGGCAGCAGGGATGCCCATCTGAAAGTATGGTCGTGTGAACAAAATTTCAAACTGCATAGTTCTATTGTTGCTCACATGTATGCTATTAATAGTATAGACTATAACAGCAATGGGAATCTTTTTGCTACATGTAGTATGGATAAGTCTATAAAAATATGGGATGCCGAAAGGTTTGCCCTACTTAAAGTAATTGACAAAGCCAGACATGCCGGGCACGGTACCTCAGTAAATAAACTATATTGGTCTTCTTATAACAACCAATTGGTTTCGTGCAGTGATGACCGTTCTATATCTGTTTGGGATTTAAAAGAAAGTATATAATGAAGATAACTCCTATTGAAATTAGGCAGAAAGAGTTTGAAAAAGCTTTTAGAGGGTATGAAAAAGATGAAGTAGATGCTTTTTTAACTTCCCTATCCCAGGAATGGGAAAAGATGATTGATGAAAACAAAGAGCTGAAAAGACGCTTGGAGTCATCTGAAAAGGAGGTTGGTAAGCTTAGAGAAGTAGAGCATAGCTTGTATAAAGCATTGAAAACCGCCGAAGATACTGGTTCTAACATGATAGAACAAGCCAATAAGAGTGCTGAACTTCACCTGAGAGAGGCTCATCTTAAAGCGGAAGCTATTCTAAATGACGCAAAATCACGTGCCAGAAACCTTTTGGAAGATGCTGAGGATAAAGCACGGGATATTATTGAGCAGCTTCAGGATGAGATCAACATGGTCGAACGGGATTATAGCTTTCTTGAAAATCAAAGAGATAATTTTTTGGGTGAAATGAAAAGCTTAGCCAATGACCTTCTGGAGAAGATTTCAAGAAACCAAGGACGGGGTAGCCGGCAGGATGTGCTCAATAAGTTTCGTGAATTAAAAAACATGAACATTGAGCGGAAGCTACAATTAAGCTCTGATATGGATCATTCTGCTCATGAAGTTGAGCAGGAGTCAAAATTAGACAAGGAGAATAAGCCTAAGGCTGAACCTCAACAAAAGACTTCTCCTGTTCAGGAGAATAAAAGCAAACCAGGCAGCGCTTCTGATGAACAAGGATCGTTTTTTGATAAGTTGTAGTTATGCTCGAAATTTCACTCAATGGCCTAGAATTTATTGCTCACCATGGTTATTTTAAAGATGAGCGGGTAAAAGGTAATCGCTTTCTTTTAGATATTACCGTTTTCCTTAAGCCTCCTGATAATATCTTGAATGATGAATTGGAAAGCACGGTTGACTATTGCGCATTGTATAATATCGCCGATGAAATAATGAAACAGCCTTCTAAACTATTGGAGACTGTTGTGGAAAAGATTGCAGGCAAGGTTTTGCAAGATTTTACTGTTGTTGAATCTGTTGAGGTTGCTCTGCAAAAGATGAACCCGCCTATAGGTGGTGTTTGTAGTAGTTCTCGGGTAAAATTAACAAAGAAAAGATGAACAGACGTTTATTGTTCTTTATAGCCTTAATATGTGTACCTATGTTGGTCGCCGCTCAAAAGCCTGCTTATGTGCTTTATAATAAAAAGGGTAAGCAGGTAAAGTATAACAACTTGGTAAAAGATATGAGCAAAAACGATGTGGTTCTTTTCGGAGAATTGCATGATAATCCCATTGCTCACTGGTTGCAACTAGAAACTTTGAAGGAGGTGGCCAATAAAGCAGATGTTATTTTAGGAGGAGAGTTTTTTGAGGCAGATGTCCAAGTTGTGATAGATGAATATATGGCAGGGTTGATTCCAATGGCTCATTTAGAACGTGAAGCACGGGTGTGGCCAAATTTCTCTACCGACTACCGTCCCCTGTTGTCATTTGCTCAGGAAAATAATGTCCCTTTTGTGGCTACTAATATTCCAAGGAGGTATGCAGGCTTTGCTGCTAAACATGGCAAGGATTCCTTGGAAAAGTTTTCAGAACAGGCCAAAGGATATATGGTGCCGCTCCCATTTACCTACGATGAGGAACTTAAGAGCTATAAGCAAATGAAAGACATGGCAGCTCATGCCCATGGTATGAAACATATGGTCGATGCCCAAGCTGTTAAAGATGCTACTATGGCCCACCGTATTATGAAACATCGTGAAGAAGGAAAAGTGTTTTTCCATATCAATGGTGCATACCACTCCGATTATTATGAAGGTATATACTGGTTTTTGAACCAAGAAAATCCAGAGATGAGTATTCTTACCATTACTACTGTAGAGGCAGAAAATCCAGAGAAATTAGAGGAAGAGGTATTCGAAAAGGCCGACTATATAATTGCTGTTCCTAAAACCATGACATCTACGCATTAGTCTTTAAAAATAAAACCTCTTGCATTGATGCCATCTTCAAAATCAATGGTTTTGCCTATGATGTACATGGCATGTTTTTTCTCTAAGAAAATCTTTATTTCACCTTGGAAGTAAACAAGATCTTGGTCGCTTTGTTGGTCAAAGCCGAGCAAGTATGACATACCTGAGCAACCTCCACCACGTATACCTACCCTGAGGCCGTAATCAAGGGGCACGTTCTTATGGTTTATTATGTTTTTTATTTCTTTTAAAGCGGCTTCAGTGAACGAAAATGGTAAATCCTTTGTCATAATTTTTTAGAATACTATAAAGTACGAAATTGTTCTGAAACTTTATATTTTTGCGCTAAATATACATAAATATGGAAATTTTAAATGATCTAATTAAAATTTTGCTTCCTGCAGGTGTTGCACTTTTGGCTATTTACTTTACTGTAAAAGCTTTTTTGACCAAAGAGTTTGAAAAAAAACTTTTGGACCTCAAAATGAACAACAGCAATACCATTTTGCCCAATAGGCTTCAGGCTTACGAGCGGATATGTCTTCTGCTTGAGCGGATTTCCCCTCATAATATTTTATTAAGGGTCAATGACGGTTCTCTTAATGCTGGTCAGCTTCATCAAGTTCTTTTGCATGAAATAAGAGAAGAGTTTAACCATAATTTGTCCCAGCAAGTGTATATGTCTGATAGGGCTTGGCAAGTAGTGAGAAACACCAAGGATGAAATAGTAGGCGTGGTCAATACGGCAGCAAACAATATTCCTAAAGATGCTAAAGGCATTGAGCTGGCAAAAAAAATTATAGAGGTGTACACGAGCAAAGAACATGACCCTGTAGCGGGGGCATTGAGTTTTGTGAAAGATGAAGTGCGTAAAATCTTTTAAAGACACCTACACACTGTGATCGAGATGCCGGGAATATTTTCTTCCGGCATTTTTTTGGTCCCGGATTTTATAAACATTTTTATTAATCATAAAAAAAATTGGTATGTGTGCCTGTTTTTCGCTTTTTTTGTAGAATTTACTTCACTTGTGAAACGGGAAAATGAAGATAGCCATTCAGGGAGGACAAGCCTCTTTTCATGATATTGCAGCCAGATTATATTTTGGGAATCATATTGAAAGTGTGCCCTGTAATTCATTTAAGGAACTAAGTGAAGTATTGGCCAAAGGGGATGCTGATTTTGCAGTGATGGCTATTGAAAATGCCATTGCAGGCAGCATACTTCATAATTATGCCCTGATTAGGGAGTATGATTTTGGTATTATAGGTGAAATACAGCTTCGGATTGAAATGAACCTGATGGCACTTCCTGGCATTAAGTTGGAAGATTTAAAAATAGTCAGGTCACATTATATGGCTTTGCTCCAGTGTGAGGAGTTTTTTTCTCGTTACCCGCACCTTAAACTGGAAGAGTATCATGACACAGCAGATAGTGCTCGTGATATTAGGAAAAACAATCGGACAAAGATCGGGGCTGTGGCAGGTAGAATGGCCGCAAGCCTCTATAACCTTGAAATCCTTGCTGAAGGTATTGAGACAGAGAAAAGAAACTTTACCAGGTTTTACATTTTAAGTAGGGATAAGAAATTTAAAATTGATGGGGAGGGCAAGGCGACTATCAGTTTTCAGCTATCTAATGAAGTAGGGGCATTGGCCAATATGCTAAGTATTATTGTGAACAATAATATTAACTTGACCAAAATCCAGTCACTGCCTATTTTGGGTAAACCCAATGAATATACTTTTTACGTAGATTGTGAGTGGAGCGACTACGAAGATTTCAGACGAAGTATAGAAGTTAAAAATAAAGTTAAGAACCTAAAGATCCTTGGAGAGTATAAAAAAGGAGAAACAATTCATGATTATTCCAAAAGCTTCCCGTCTAAATAATGTTAGGGAATATTATTTTGTAAAAAAGTTAGAAGAAATTGCCCGCTTAAATAAAGAAGGAAAAGATATTATCAGTTTTGGAATAGGAAGCCCTGATATGGCGCCTGACGAATCTGTTATCCAAACCCTATATGATACTGCTTCTAAGAAAAATACCCATGGATATCAGCCCTACCGTGGGATTCCTGAACTTCGAGAGGGGATAGCTTCTTTTTATAAAAATACCT is from Cytophagaceae bacterium ABcell3 and encodes:
- a CDS encoding transglutaminase-like domain-containing protein, which produces MDNNKIKALISLLDDEDTEVVSQVEREIISLGEGIIPFLESEWEKNFNPVVQRRIEELIHTVHFDLLRERLHVWKEQGAKDLLEGMWLVATYQYPDLELEKIRKDLEQIYYEAWLEMKNDIQPFEQVRIINGVLFNKLKFSANTKNFHSPSNSMINVVLESKKGNPISLCVIYMLVAQKLKLPVYGVNLPNLFILTYKTADTQFYINVFNKGLIFSKGDIDNYISHLNLTPMDIFYEPCSNVDIVKRVLRNLKVSFEKVGDTSKIEEVQLLLATIADENENID
- a CDS encoding thioredoxin family protein; this encodes MRSILLILAPVLIILSAFKSDQPDYKPGDKVHNFTLLNSIDNTHVSLFDFSDKKGIVIIFTSHSCPYNKIYEERILKLANEFNDKDIQFLLINPNDPSVSNEDAPNLMAQWAQEKEYPIPYLIDSDQKVCNQFGATKTPEVFVMKNINDNLILFYKGAIDNNPQVATQASQHFLRDALNCLVNNKVVKISDKKAVGCIVKKL
- a CDS encoding WD40 repeat domain-containing protein gives rise to the protein MGAITVKKSATYSGHRDCVYTLEKDCESRFFSGAGDGMVVNWDLNEPDKGTLIAKVKNSVYSLHFSPEKKYLYIGHNFEGIHMVDPHSKAEVQSASITKAAIFDIKSYQDWLFVGTGDGFLIILSLEDLSTIAKFKVSDKSLRTFAVDPLGRFLAAGFSDNSFRVFDLQDNFKKVYEVTAHENSIFTLRFSPDGKFLLSGSRDAHLKVWSCEQNFKLHSSIVAHMYAINSIDYNSNGNLFATCSMDKSIKIWDAERFALLKVIDKARHAGHGTSVNKLYWSSYNNQLVSCSDDRSISVWDLKESI
- a CDS encoding DivIVA domain-containing protein, whose amino-acid sequence is MKITPIEIRQKEFEKAFRGYEKDEVDAFLTSLSQEWEKMIDENKELKRRLESSEKEVGKLREVEHSLYKALKTAEDTGSNMIEQANKSAELHLREAHLKAEAILNDAKSRARNLLEDAEDKARDIIEQLQDEINMVERDYSFLENQRDNFLGEMKSLANDLLEKISRNQGRGSRQDVLNKFRELKNMNIERKLQLSSDMDHSAHEVEQESKLDKENKPKAEPQQKTSPVQENKSKPGSASDEQGSFFDKL
- the folB gene encoding dihydroneopterin aldolase; the encoded protein is MLEISLNGLEFIAHHGYFKDERVKGNRFLLDITVFLKPPDNILNDELESTVDYCALYNIADEIMKQPSKLLETVVEKIAGKVLQDFTVVESVEVALQKMNPPIGGVCSSSRVKLTKKR
- a CDS encoding ChaN family lipoprotein, which gives rise to MNRRLLFFIALICVPMLVAAQKPAYVLYNKKGKQVKYNNLVKDMSKNDVVLFGELHDNPIAHWLQLETLKEVANKADVILGGEFFEADVQVVIDEYMAGLIPMAHLEREARVWPNFSTDYRPLLSFAQENNVPFVATNIPRRYAGFAAKHGKDSLEKFSEQAKGYMVPLPFTYDEELKSYKQMKDMAAHAHGMKHMVDAQAVKDATMAHRIMKHREEGKVFFHINGAYHSDYYEGIYWFLNQENPEMSILTITTVEAENPEKLEEEVFEKADYIIAVPKTMTSTH
- a CDS encoding iron-sulfur cluster assembly accessory protein, which gives rise to MTKDLPFSFTEAALKEIKNIINHKNVPLDYGLRVGIRGGGCSGMSYLLGFDQQSDQDLVYFQGEIKIFLEKKHAMYIIGKTIDFEDGINARGFIFKD
- a CDS encoding prephenate dehydratase, with the protein product MKIAIQGGQASFHDIAARLYFGNHIESVPCNSFKELSEVLAKGDADFAVMAIENAIAGSILHNYALIREYDFGIIGEIQLRIEMNLMALPGIKLEDLKIVRSHYMALLQCEEFFSRYPHLKLEEYHDTADSARDIRKNNRTKIGAVAGRMAASLYNLEILAEGIETEKRNFTRFYILSRDKKFKIDGEGKATISFQLSNEVGALANMLSIIVNNNINLTKIQSLPILGKPNEYTFYVDCEWSDYEDFRRSIEVKNKVKNLKILGEYKKGETIHDYSKSFPSK